In Hydractinia symbiolongicarpus strain clone_291-10 chromosome 13, HSymV2.1, whole genome shotgun sequence, a single genomic region encodes these proteins:
- the LOC130623400 gene encoding aflatoxin B1 aldehyde reductase member 3-like — translation MAHIRRILGSMTFGGPINEAQAHQLLKEWVKHGYAEVDTAIVYHEGKSERIMGKLHLCRDPQKIKIACKANPKKGFSAEQVIDQLNQSLAALQVSSVDIFYLHLPDHTIPIEETLKGVQKLYKEGKFKEFGLSNFASWEVIDIYHICKQNEYVVPTVYQGMYNALTRDIEVELIPSLRRYGIRFYCYNPLAGGLLTGKYDFSASEEYQPKGRFFASNTKGWANARTKSYMDRYWRESYKAGVTHVKKVLKETYGNDVSLLEASMRWLHHHSKLNDNDGIILGCSKPEHFQMNIDACNGDALHQNVVDAFDHAWDGIKSKCPKYNR, via the exons ATGGCTCACATTCGTCGAATACTTGGTTCTATGACTTTTGGTGGTCCAATTAATGAGGCTCAA GCACACCAGTTGTTAAAAGAGTGGGTTAAACATGGATATGCAGAGGTGGACACTGCCATTGT ATATCATGAAGGCAAGTCAGAGAGGATCATGGGTAAATTACATCTATGTAGAGATCCCCAAAAG ATCAAGATAGCTTGCAAAGCAAACCCGAAAAAAG GTTTCTCGGCTGAGCAAGTCATTGATCAGCTTAACCAATCACTAGCCGCGCTGCAAGTGTCATCAGTGGACATATTTTATCTTCATCTTCCTGATCATACAATACCCATTGAAGAAACCTTAAAAGGCGTTCAGAAATTATATAAAG AAGGAAAATTTAAAGAGTTTGGATTATCTAACTTTGCATCTTGGGAAGTG aTTGATATCTACcacatttgtaaacaaaatgaataCGTCGTTCCAACTGTCTATCAAGGAATGTACAATGCGTTGACAAG agATATCGAAGTGGAGTTAATTCCATCGTTACGTAGATATGGAATCAGGTTTTACTGTTATAATCCA CTAGCAGGTGGTCTACTGACTGGAAAGTATGATTTCAGCGCCAGTGAAGAATATCAACCGAAGGGAAGATTTTTTGCATCAAATACCAAAGGATGGGCAAATGCAAGaacaaaaag ttacaTGGATCGATATTGGAGGGAAAGTTACAAAGCTGGTGTCACTCATGTAAAAAAAGTTCTCAAGGAGACATACGGCAATGATGTATCTTTGCTTGAAGCATCCATGCGTTGGTTACATCATCATTCTAAATTGAACGACAATGATGGGATTATACTTGGATGTTCCAAACCTGAACATTTTCAAATGAACATTGATGCTTGTAATGGTGATGCGTTGCATCAAAATGTTGTTGACGCTTTTGATCATGCTTGGGATGGAATTAAATCTAAGTGTCCGAAGTATAATCGATGA
- the LOC130623401 gene encoding uncharacterized protein LOC130623401, protein MLEVVLKVVLEVVLEVVLEALLDIVLKVVLEVRLEVVLEVVLKVVLEVVLGVVLEVLLDIVLKVVLEVRLEVVLEIVLAVVRLVKTSLGCRKKKIKKIIETCLFSSPRMFYNQIGCLIEGGHLLEDLRGAINPELR, encoded by the exons ATGCTAGAAGTGGTGTTAAAG GTAGTGCTAGAGGTAGTACTAGAGGTAGTGCTGGAGGCACTGCTGGATATAGTGTTAAAGGTGGTGCTAGAAGTAAGGCTTGAGGTAGTGCTAGAAGTGGTGTTAAAGGTAGTGCTAGAGGTAGTACTAGGGGTAGTGCTGGAGGTACTGCTGGATATAGTGTTAAAGGTGGTGCTAGAAGTAAGGCTTGAGGTAGTGCTGGAGATAGTGCTAGCGGTAGTGCGTTTAGTAAAAACTAGTCTGGGttgtcgaaaaaaaaaaataaaaaaaataatcgagACTTGCTTATTTTCGTCACCGAGAATGTTTTATAACCAAATTGGGTGTTTAATAGAGGGTGGGCATTTATTGGAGGATTTACGCGGGGCTATAAATCCGGAACTACGGTAG
- the LOC130624228 gene encoding G-protein coupled receptor 161-like has product MICNVTEDSHKDLSDVFVGYFTYVIWFILLPIVILNSLMIFVILSNKNLQKRRSNKFAVSLFLSHVLNGFSGFTEAGIVIITKDTSLSKIGKNEWQFYFLILWVVITSAIFINMLLIVVDRFMAIRYPFFYQNTNTRTLVSYTLLIGNTPYTLGCIVYVIKGLSLGTFTFVVITPVVLCFVVYANSVVYMQTRKQFKDIVKLTVSNDHTENTKERQRLAKRQLRSLCICLFLMSSFLIAWLPMVGLLLYGYATAGLLCIGENPPIFVLAWWSLNSVADPIIYASFNRDVKSKLKQISTNFRKSK; this is encoded by the coding sequence ATGATTTGCAACGTTACTGAAGATTCGCACAAAGATCTTAGCGACGTTTTTGTCGGTTATTTCACATATGTTATATGGTTTATCTTGTTACCAATTGTCATTTTAAATTCATTAATGATTTTTGTAATtctttcaaacaaaaatttacaaaaaagacGATCGAATAAATTTGCTGTGTCTTTATTCCTGTCTCACGTTCTCAATGGATTCAGCGGTTTCACTGAGGCTGGCATTGTAATCATAACGAAGGATACATCCCTGagcaaaataggaaaaaatgaaTGGCAGTTTTACTTTTTAATCTTATGGGTAGTTATTACAAGTGCTATTTTCATAAATATGCTTTTGATCGTCGTTGACCGTTTTATGGCTATTCGATATCCTTTCTTTTATCAAAACACAAACACAAGAACATTAGTTTCCTACACACTCCTCATTGGCAACACTCCATACACTTTGGGTTGCATTGTTTACGTGATCAAAGGTCTTTCGCTTGGTACTTTTACATTTGTGGTGATAACTCCGGTTGTTCTATGTTTTGTGGTATATGCGAACAGTGTTGTTTATATGCAAACaagaaaacaatttaaagaCATCGTGAAATTAACAGTTTCAAATGATCATACAGAAAACACAAAGGAACGACAACGATTAGCGAAGAGACAGTTGCGCTCTTTGTGTATTTGCTTATTTTTAATGTCATCGTTCTTAATCGCGTGGCTACCTATGGTTGGTTTATTGTTGTATGGCTACGCCACTGCAGGTTTGCTTTGCATAGGAGAAAATCCACCAATATTTGTCCTTGCGTGGTGGAGCTTAAACTCCGTGGCAGATCCAATTATTTATGCATCATTCAACAGGGATGTAAAGAGTAAATTAAAACAGATTTCAACAAACTTCAGAAAATCGAAATAA
- the LOC130623073 gene encoding cannabinoid receptor 1-like, whose protein sequence is MTCNVTISFNEEVDDSFVGYFTYVVWFIVFPIVILNLLLLFVIVCNKDLRKRRSNKFALSLFTFHALNGISGFIEAGNVIATRKSSMMFREGTWRYYLYLSGQVISGSIFINMLLIVIDRFMAIRYPFFYQNVKTRTLILYAFLIGNFPYSLGWIVSSIKHKQVAFLTIAVTIPPVLSFVVYANSVVYMQTRKQFKDIVKLTISNDHTENTKERQRLAKRQLRSLRVCLSLMLSFLIAWLPLVVLMLFAYFVGSSCININLFLYVHALWSLNSVVDPILYASFNRDVKNKLKRIITICKTRKNDTERENQRC, encoded by the coding sequence ATGACTTGTAATGTTACTATTAGTTTTAATGAAGAGGTCGATGATTCTTTCGTTGGTTATTTTACGTATGTGGTTTGGTTTATAGTTTTTCCTATTGTCATTTTAAATCTTCTGTTACTTTTTGTAATTGTTTGCAACAAAGACTTACGTAAAAGGCGATCAAACAAGTTCGCTTTGTCTCTTTTTACATTTCATGCTTTGAACGGTATCAGTGGTTTCATAGAGGCTGGAAATGTGATTGCAACAAGAAAGTCGTCAATGATGTTTAGAGAAGGTACATGGCGGTATTATTTATATCTCTCAGGACAAGTAATCTCAGGATCCATTTTCATAAATATGCTTTTAATCGTCATTGATCGTTTTATGGCTATTCGATATCCTTTCTtttatcaaaatgtaaaaacaagaaCATTAATTCTCTACGCATTTCTCATTGGCAATTTTCCTTACTCCTTGGGATGGATAGTTTCTAGTATCAAACATAAACAAGTTGCATTTTTGACCATAGCAGTAACAATCCCTCCAGTACTATCTTTTGTGGTATATGCGAACAGTGTTGTTTATATGCAAACacgaaaacaatttaaagaCATCGTGAAATTAACAATTTCAAATGATCATACAGAAAACACAAAGGAACGACAACGATTAGCGAAGAGACAGTTGCGCTCTTTGCGTGTCTGTTTGAGTTTAATGTTATCGTTTTTGATTGCATGGTTACCTCTGGTTGTTTTAATGTTGTTTGCATATTTTGTTGGGAGTTCATGTATAAATATAAATCTGTTTTTGTACGTTCATGCGTTGTGGAGCTTAAACTCTGTCGTAGATCCAATTCTATATGCATCATTTAACAGAGATGTTAAAAATAAGTTGAAACGAATCATAACGATCTGCAAAACACGTAAAAATGACACGGAAAGAGAGAATCAACGATGTTGA